CCAGGGACGATATAAGCATGGTCATTGAGTTTTTCATCGATTGCAGCACAGAAAATGGGAATATCGGGATAGGCGGAGGTTAAAGCATTAATTCCCTCCGGGCAGGCGAGAATGTGTACAACCTTGATGTTTTTACAACCAGCTTCTTTTAAAAGGTGAATGGTATGGATAACTGAGACACCAGTAGCAAGCATGGGATCGACGATTATGGCTTCACGTTCGGAAATATCACTTGGCAGCTTTTTATAGTATTCTACAGCTTCAAGCGTTTCTGGATCCCGGTAAAGACCAATATGACCAATTTTTGCTTTGGGAATAATATTGGTAAAGCCTTCAACCATACCCAGGCCAGCACGGAGAATGGGGACAATGACGACATCTTTTTCAGCCAGTACCTGTTTAGTTGTTTTAGCTACGGGAGTTTCGATTTCGATATCCTTTAACGGGAAATGTTTGGTGACCTCCCAGGCCATTAAACTTGACAGTTCTTTAACCAGTTCTCTGAATTCTCTGGATGGGGTTTCCTTTTTTCGAAGGTGGGTTAGTTTGTGTGTGACCAGAGGGTGGTCTACAATGGTTACATTTTCCATGATTAGCTCCTTTTTCTTTTTTCAGAATTAATGATACGATATATTTAAGAATATTACTAGATTTTTTTAAGATTTTCATAAAGTCAGTTTACAAGTTCGATTTAATGTGGAATAATAATGGAAAGAATTTTAAGTGAGGTAAAATAATGCAAAAAGAAATTCGCTTATATATTTGGACACATTGTCCTTATTGCCGCGGTGCTAAAAAACTGCTGGATGAGAAAAATCTGGACTATAATGTAATTGATATTTTTCAGGATAATGTCATGCGCAAAAACCTGGAGAAGCAGACTGGTCACTATACGGTTCCCTTTATATTTATTGGGGACAAGTTTATTGGCGGATATTCGGAAATGAAAGCATTAGATGAAAGCGGGCAGCTCGACGAGATGCTTAAATAAGGAGGAGTTATGGCAAATATTACTTTTGATATTGTAGAGGAGATTGGGGTATTAAGTGAACTTCCCAGCGGATGGCAAAAAGAGCTGAATCTGGTGAGCTGGAACGAAAGGGATCCTAAATATGATCTTAGAGACTGGAATGCAGATCATGATAAAATGCGAAAAGGGATTACTTTGACAGTTGACGAACTGGTTCAGCTTCGGGAGATATTAAATGGTATGGACCTGTAAACAAAAATGTTTCTTCAATAAATAGTCATATTGAAGAAACATTTTTTATTTGTCGTAATTATTTTTTTAAGGGCTGAGCACAGTCGGCTGAACCGCTGCCAAGAAGCATTTCCAAACCATGATCCAGGGAGGGAAGGATTGCCTCAAGGTTTTCTTTAACGGCTTTTGGACTGCCAGGGAGATTGATAATCAGGGTTTTATTGCGAATTCCGGCGGCACTGCGGCTGAGCATGGCCTTGGGAGTAATCTGCAGGCTGTAATAGCGCATTGCTTCGGGGATTCCAGGCGTTAGGCGGTCACAAACCTCAATGGTCGCTTCTGGGGTTTGATCTCTGGGGGAAAACCCAGTCCCTCCGGTTGTCAGGATCAGATCCAGTTTTTCCTGATCGGCCCACTCAATCAGTTTACTTTTTATCGTTTCCCGATCATCCGGTAGAATTTCAGCTTGCACAATTTCATAAAGATTTGTGGCAGCAAGCATAGTCGCGATTTGGGGACCGCTTTTATCTTCACGTTGACCTTGAGACCCTTTATCACTGAGGGTCAAAATTCCTGTTCGATACATAATTTCTCCTTAGATATTAAATTTAAAGATTTCATTGGATAACAGATCAATATACAAAAGCTGATTCCTGAGTAAATCTTCTTTATCGGTGATGACTTTTAAGGCTTCAGAAACTTGAATGGAAGCAGCCAGGGCCGGTGTGAAGGAAGGGTTTCCCATAGATTTTGAATCGTAATCTTTTTCTTCGGAATAGAGCCGTGAGAGGGTGTTATCTTCAGGAAAAACTGTTGTTATCTGGGCAAACCAGCCGCCGATTGCCCCATGAATAAGGGGAATTCCCTTATTTTTACAGAGATCCTGTAAAATGAGCCGGGCTTTGACATTATCAAGTGCATCGATTACAATATTAGCATCGTCAATAAGCTGGGCGCCATTTTCTGCAGTTAAGAATTCTTTATAGTGACAAGTGTTAACATCTTTATTAATAAGTTTAACCCGCAGCGCTGAGGCCTTGGCTTTGGATGTACCCAGGTTTTTCTGGGTGGAATTCAGTTGCCTGTTCAGGTTTGATTCTTCAAAAACATCGCCATCGATTAAAATAAGAGAACCGATACCAATACGTGTCAGCATTTCGATAATGTATCCGCCTAAACCGCCGCAACCGACGACACAGACTTTGGTCTGGCGAATTTTTTCAAAATCATTTTCAGTAAATGCCGGGAAATTTCGCTCATAGCGTGACATGACAGTCACCTCCTTGTTGGGAAACATGACGTTTATAAGTTAAACTTGTTTAATAATTATATCAATTTTTAAAGATTATTAAAAGACCTAAAATAGTCGGGTTAAGAATTAAACTAAAATAATTTTGCAGGGCCTGGAGAAAAAGTGTGATTTAATCCAAGTGCCGGTTAATAAAATGAAGAATGACTTTAAGTGCTAATAATTTTTTGCAAGCAGCTTGATAGGAAGTCAGGGAGAAATAATGGAATTATTAAAAGTAAAATCAGTGGATGAAATGAAAGAAATTATGAAAATAAAATTCGAAGGGATAGAGCCAGAGTCAGAAACGGTAAATCTGCAGGAGTGTCTAAACCGGTATCTGTTTAATGATCTGGTAGCAGACCTGAATGTCCCCCATTTTAACCGCTCAGTGGTAGACGGTTATGCGGTTAAATTAGAAGATGTTCAGGGAGCAAGTGAATCTATTCCCGGCTTTCTAAAAATTATTGGTTGTGCTCAGATGGGAAAAGAAACCAAACTCTGCTTAAATCAGGGCCAGACAGTATATGTGCCGACCGGCGGGATGGTTCCAGATAAAACGGATGCTATGGTTATGATTGAATATACGGAGAAAATGGGAGATTCGGATCTGGCCGTTTACTCCAGTGCCGGCCTTAATGAAAATATGATGCTGGTTGGAGATGATATAAAAAAAGGCCAGGTGGTTCTTAAAAAAGGTCATCGCCTGAGACCCCAGGATATCGGGGCCTTATCAGCGATCGGATATACTCAAATTCAAGTATTTAAAAGACCTAAAATTGGGATTATTTCGACCGGTGATGAGGTTATCAGACCGGGGCAGATGCCCAGTCCAGGAGAAATTATTGATATCAATACGCCGGCATTAAGTGCTTTGGCAATCAGCCGCGGTTTTGAGGTTGTAAAAACTGATTATGTTCATGATTCATTTGCAGCAATTAGTGAAAAGTTAAAGGAATTTATTGATAATTGTGATGTCGTCGTTCTTTCAGGTGGAAGCTCTATGGGAGAAAAAGATTATACAGTCAAGGTTATTGATGAATTGGGTGAAGTCTTTCTTCATGGCCTGGCAGTAAAGCCGGGAAAACCGACTATCCTGGGAAAAGTTGAAGGTAAGCCTGTCGTTGGTCTGCCGGGACAACCGGCGGCAGCGATTATGGTTTTTACAATGATCAGTGATTATCTAAATGATTTATTTTACGGGACGACAGCAGGTGATTTGAAAAAAGTGACTGGACGCTTAATGGAAAACATTCATGCAGCACCGGGCAGACGGACATTTCAAACCGTTAAAATCATCAAAAATGACGGACAGATCGAGGTATGGCCGACATATGGAAAATCAGGAATGATCACCCTGCTTTCAGATTCTCACGGCTATCTTGATATCGCCGAGGACACTGAAGGCCTAAACGCTGGGGAGTCGGTACAGGTCAATCTGTTCTGATTAGGAGGAAACGATGAATACAGAAAATCAGTCAAAAAAAAATGAACGTAATCTCTATCTTAAAAATGAATCATTAGAAGGGGCAATTGCCCTCTTTATGGATGCCTTTGAAAAAAACGAATGTTACATCAGCACTGAGAAAGTAGCGGTAACAGAATCTTTGAATCTGGTCACAGCTCAGCCAGTTTTTGCCAAGATTTCATCACCTTATTATAATGCTTCGGCAATGGACGGTATTACTGTTAATGCCCTGGAGATGAAGGGAATAGATGAACGTCATCCCAAAACGCTGGTAAAAGGCCAGGACTTTAATTTTGTGGATACCGGGGATGTGATTAAAGACCCCTTTAATGCCGTAGTGATGATCGAGGATGTTCGGGTTGACAGTGAAGAAGAAGTGACAATTAACAATCCGGTGGCAATCTGGCAGCACGTTAGACCGATTGGTGAAGATATCGTGGCCGGTGAACTGATTGTCCCAGCCTATTCAAAAATTCGGGCAATCGACTTGGGTGCACTTTTGGCTGGCGGAATTACCGAAATAGAAGTGCTTAAAAAACCCAAAGTGGGGATTATTCCCACGGGGACAGAACTGGTTGACGCCGGGGCCCAAATGAGTGAAGGCAAGATCATTGATTCCAATACTCATATGTTTGCCGGGCTTGTCAATGAATATGGTGGCGTGGCCCACCGTTACGAACCGGTTAAGGATCAGTATGATTTAATTAAAGAAAGAATTATTCAGGCTGTTTCAGAAAATGATATGGTTCTGATTTCGGCCGGATCTTCGGCTGGAACTGAAGACTACACCCGCAAACTGATGGACGAACTGGGCCTTGTTCTGGTTCATGGGGTTGCCATCAAACCTGGCAAGCCGGCTGTCCTGGGCTTTATTCAGGGAAAACCGGTGATTGGAATTCCCGGCTATCCGGTCTCTGCTTACTTTGTTTTTGAGAACTTTGTCAAGCCCTGTTTAATGGCTTTTACCAGACAACTGGTTACAGAGGGGGAAAAGATCAAAGCAGTCCTTTCAAAACGGGTTATGTCGACGCTTAAATATCTGGAGTTTGTCCGAATGAAATGCGGCCGGGTTAACGATAAAATTATTGCAATTCCTTTGGATAGGGGGGCCGGTGTTACTATGTCGCTGGTCAATGCCGATGGTGTATTGAAAATACCTAAGAATGTCGAAGGGTATGAAGCCGGTGAAGAAGTCGAACTGGTGCTGATGCGTTCAGCTGAAGAGATTTCAAGGACCCTGGTTTCCATCGGCAGTCACGATGTGTTAATGGATTTAATTTCTGATATTATCCATCAACAAAAGGGCATGGTGAGCCTGTCTTCTGCCCATGTTGGCAGTCTTGGTGGAATTATGGCGTTAAAAAAGGGTGAATGCCATCTGGCGCCCATTCATCTTTTAGATGAAGAAAGTGGGGTTTACAACTTACCTTATTTAAAGCGTTACCTGAGTGAGAAGGAACTGGTCCTGATAAAAGGAGTTAAAAGAACCCAAGGATTAATCGTACCTAAAGGAAACCCGAAAAATATAAAATTGATTGGGGATCTGGCTGGGACTGGAATTTCTTTTGTCAATCGGCAGCGGGGGTCTGGAACCCGGGTTTTATTTGACTATCTGCTCAAACAGGAAGGGATCGAGTCGACTGAAATATTAGGCTATTCACGTGAAATGAACACCCATATGATGGTGGCTTCGGCAGTTAAATCTGGAAGCAGTGATGTGGGGATAGGGGTTTTATCGGCAGCAAATATGATGGGCCTGGATTTTATTCCGATTGGCGATGAAGAATATGATTTTGCAATGTTAAAAGCTAATTTAACTGATTCGAGAGTCGAACAATTTATTGAAGTTTTAAAATCCCAGGCTTTTTCCCAGGCTCTGGAACAATTAGGGGGCTATCGACTGGAAACCCCCGGCCAAATCATCATGGTTTAAGAAAGCAGGACAATATGAAGGACCACTATGGACGAAGAATAAATTATATGCGTATTTCGGTTACCGATCTGTGTAACCTAAGATGTGTTTACTGTATGCCGGAAGAAGGGGTGGTTAAACATCCTCATCACACTAATATGTCTTTTGAAGATATTCTTTCATTAATCAAAGCCGGGACAAAAATGGGAATCGATAAAATCCGTCTGACAGGTGGGGAACCCTTGGTTAGAAAAGGGATTGTCGAACTGGTTAGGGCCATAGGTGAAATTGAAGGAATCAAAGATTTGACAATGACGACTAACGGGATTTTACTTCCTAAGTACGCGAAGGATCTTAAAAAAGCCGGTTTAAATCGGGTGAATATCAGTCTGGATACATTTGATGAAGAAAAATATCATCAAATTACCCGACGGGGGCAATTAAATGAAGTAATGGCTGGGATTGATGCGGCAATGAAAGCCGGTATGAGTCCAATCAAAATTAATACCGTTCTGATTAAAGGATTTAATGATGATGAAATCAGTAAATTTGTTAACTTCACTATCGATCACCCGGTTGATGTGCGCTTTATTGAATTAATGCCGCTAGGCGATTCCAGTGATTATGCGCAAAATCAGTACCTGTCAAACGTTGAAGTTTTAAAAGAAGTGCCTGAACTGGTCGCGGTTTTGGAGCCGGATAAAACTGGTCCTGCTGAATATTATCAGTTGCCGGGCGCGCAGGGACGGGTAGGCCTGATTAATCCAATCAGCAAACATTTTTGCAGTAATTGCAATCGCATCAGAGTGACCACAGATGGGAAAATTAAACCCTGTCTGCATTCGGATTATGAAATTGATATTTTAAAACTGAAAAAAGAGGGTTTAACCTACTTAGAAATTCTTGAACAGGCGATTGGTGCTAAACCCGAACGTCATTTACTTGAAGATAATGAAAAGCAGATGATTCGAAATATGAATGAAATTGGAGGATAAGATGAGCGAAAAAATACAGGAGTTTACCCATTTTAATGAAGCTGGCAGGGGAAAGATGGTTGATGTTTCTGAAAAAAAAGAAAGTCACCGTGTAGCTACAGCTAGGGGTTCCATTTCAATGAACAAAGAAACCTTTGAAAAAGTTGTTGCCGGAACGATGAAAAAGGGAGATGTTTTAGGCGTCGCTCAAGTGGCAGGGATAATGGCTGTTAAGCGAACGGCTGATCTGATTCCCATGTGTCATAATATCTTTATATCCGGCAGTGATATCAATTTTGAAATGGACGAAAAGAATTCTAAAATTAATATAATAGCGACGGTAAAAAATACCGGTCAGACCGGGGTTGAAATAGAAGCTTTAACGGCTGTTTCGGTAACGGCCTTGACTATTTATGATATGTGCAAGGCGATAGATAAAGAAATGGTCATTGAAGAGATTTATCTGGAAGAGAAAACCGGCGGTAAATCCGGCCGATTTGTCCACGAAAGAAAGCAGGAAAAGAAATGACAGGAAAAGTAATTGCCATTAATATCAGTGAGAAAAAAGGCGAAATGAAAAAGCCCATCGATGAAGGGGTTTTTGTGGTTAATCATGGGATTGAGGGCGATGCCCATGCTGGTGACTGGCATCGACAGGTAAGCCTGTTGGCCCAAGAGAGTATCGATAAAATGATAGCCCTTGGTGCAGACGGTCTGGTTCCGGGAAATTTCGCCGAGAATATTACCACTGAAGGAATTTGTCTGTACGAATTACCAGTTGGCACAAAACTAAAAATTGGTCAGACACTGCAGGAAGTGACTCAGATCGGCAAGAAATGTCATTCAGGTTGTGAAATCTCAAAAAAAGTTGGGGACTGCGTCATGCCCAGAGAGGGGATTTTTACAGTAGTCCTTGAAGGCGGTATTATTAAGCCTGGCGACACGATTGAAATATTGTCATAAAATTTTGCTCCCTTAGAGGAGCTTTTTATTTATCGTTAAAGTTTATCGATAGTGGAAAAAAATAGGAAAAAATTGACTCCTGCGACTTGTATTATTGGAATTTAGTGTTACAATAGTAGATGTTATAGCCGTACAGGTGTCTTTTGTAGGAGGACAGAATGGAACAGTTTTTAAATAACATGGCAGGTGCAGCCTGGACAATTATCCCCATCCTAGGTATATTTTTTCTGATGTCAGGGATAATGTTTGTCTTTTATTTTCGGATGAAAATGGATGAATGGACGCTTTATCTAAAAAGTATTGCTGCATCTCTGGAAAAACTATCAAATCGGCGAAATGACTATTATGATCATAATGGAGGAAGAGATGTATTTTGAAAAATTGAAACAGGAAGATCCTGAAATTTATCAACTAATGGAAAAAGAACTCAAACGGCAACAGGATCACCTGGAGCTAATTGCATCTGAAAATTTCGTTTCGGAAGCGGTGATGTCTACCATGGGGAGTCATCTGACAAACAAATATGCGGAAGGTACGCCTGGACATCGTTTCTATGGTGGTTGCGTCCATGTGGATGAGATCGAAAGAATTGCCATTGACCGGGCCAAGAAGATTTTTGGTGCCGAGCATGCCAATGTTCAGCCGCACTCTGGTGCTCAGGCCAATTCAGCGGTTTATATCGCCATGCTCGAGCCAGGTGATACAGTATTGGGAATGCGTCTTGATCAGGGCGGTCATTTAACCCATGGGAGTCCGGCAAATTTATCCGGTCAATATTATAATTTTATTTCTTACGGTGTTGACCAGGAAACGGAAACTATCGATTATGATGAAATTGAAAACCTGATCAAAACCCATCAGCCTAAACTGGTCGTTGTGGGTGCCAGTGCCTATCCTCGGGCTATTGATTTTGAGCGAATTTCTAAAATGACGAAAGCAGCTGGATGCTACCTGATGGTTGATATGGCTCATATTGCCGGATTGGTGGCAGCCGGGGAGCATCAGAGTCCGGTTCCCTATGCTGAATTTGTAACAACTACTACTCATAAAACCCTGAGAGGTCCTCGAGGCGGGGTCATTCTTTGTAAAAAGGAATTTGCCAAGCAAATCGATAAAGGCGTCTTTCCCGGCACCCAGGGGGGACCGCTGGAACACATTATTGCGGCTAAAGCGGTTGCTTTTAAAGAAGCCATGTCGGATGAATTTAAAGCCTATCAGAAACAAGTTGTCAAAAATGCCAAGGTCCTCAGCCAGGCACTGGAAAAGAGAGGTTTTCGAGTTGTATCAGGGGGAACCGATAACCACCTGATGCTGATCGATGTCAGTCAGGTTGGTCTGACCGGTAAAGAGGCGGACGATACTCTGGGGAAAATTAATATAACAGCTAATAAAAATGCCATTCCTTATGATAAGGAAAGTCCTTTTGTGACCTCCGGTATTCGGATCGGGACTCCCGCTGTCACAAGCAGAGGCCTAAAAGAAGATGATATGGAAATCGTGGCAGATGCCATTGAAGCGGCGCTGATAAAAAAAGACGCTGACCTGGCGCTGGAAAAAGTCAGGTTTTTAACTGAAAAGTATCCGCTGTATCCGGGACTGATGGAAGCGTAAGATTAAGAAAACCTGAAAACAATGGAAATTTAAGCCTGAATTAGGGTATTTATCATACCATTGTTTTCAGGGTTTGTTATTTTTAAATTTGACAGATCTGGAATTGAGGTTTTAATGGATCTGATCAATATTTTGACTATTTATTTTTGTATGGTAAATCTGATAACATTTTTAATGTTTGGCATCGATAAAAGAAAAGCGCAGAAAGACAAGTGGCGAATTTCTGAAAAAGCCCTCCTGCTTTCTTGTCTGGCCGGGGGAAGTCTTGGTGGTACTATCGGAATGCGATATTTCCATCATAAAACCCGTAAAAACATTTTCTGGATTGGCGTACCGCTGATTTTTATTGTCCAGGCAGCTGTAATAATATTTATTAAAATTTATTTTTTTTAATATCAGCCTTGACAACCATGCTTCAACGCTGTATA
This genomic interval from Eubacteriaceae bacterium ES3 contains the following:
- a CDS encoding DUF1294 domain-containing protein, which codes for MDLINILTIYFCMVNLITFLMFGIDKRKAQKDKWRISEKALLLSCLAGGSLGGTIGMRYFHHKTRKNIFWIGVPLIFIVQAAVIIFIKIYFF
- the upp gene encoding uracil phosphoribosyltransferase, translating into MENVTIVDHPLVTHKLTHLRKKETPSREFRELVKELSSLMAWEVTKHFPLKDIEIETPVAKTTKQVLAEKDVVIVPILRAGLGMVEGFTNIIPKAKIGHIGLYRDPETLEAVEYYKKLPSDISEREAIIVDPMLATGVSVIHTIHLLKEAGCKNIKVVHILACPEGINALTSAYPDIPIFCAAIDEKLNDHAYIVPGLGDAGDRLFGTK
- a CDS encoding molybdopterin biosynthesis protein, yielding MNTENQSKKNERNLYLKNESLEGAIALFMDAFEKNECYISTEKVAVTESLNLVTAQPVFAKISSPYYNASAMDGITVNALEMKGIDERHPKTLVKGQDFNFVDTGDVIKDPFNAVVMIEDVRVDSEEEVTINNPVAIWQHVRPIGEDIVAGELIVPAYSKIRAIDLGALLAGGITEIEVLKKPKVGIIPTGTELVDAGAQMSEGKIIDSNTHMFAGLVNEYGGVAHRYEPVKDQYDLIKERIIQAVSENDMVLISAGSSAGTEDYTRKLMDELGLVLVHGVAIKPGKPAVLGFIQGKPVIGIPGYPVSAYFVFENFVKPCLMAFTRQLVTEGEKIKAVLSKRVMSTLKYLEFVRMKCGRVNDKIIAIPLDRGAGVTMSLVNADGVLKIPKNVEGYEAGEEVELVLMRSAEEISRTLVSIGSHDVLMDLISDIIHQQKGMVSLSSAHVGSLGGIMALKKGECHLAPIHLLDEESGVYNLPYLKRYLSEKELVLIKGVKRTQGLIVPKGNPKNIKLIGDLAGTGISFVNRQRGSGTRVLFDYLLKQEGIESTEILGYSREMNTHMMVASAVKSGSSDVGIGVLSAANMMGLDFIPIGDEEYDFAMLKANLTDSRVEQFIEVLKSQAFSQALEQLGGYRLETPGQIIMV
- a CDS encoding MOSC domain-containing protein yields the protein MTGKVIAINISEKKGEMKKPIDEGVFVVNHGIEGDAHAGDWHRQVSLLAQESIDKMIALGADGLVPGNFAENITTEGICLYELPVGTKLKIGQTLQEVTQIGKKCHSGCEISKKVGDCVMPREGIFTVVLEGGIIKPGDTIEILS
- a CDS encoding glutaredoxin domain-containing protein encodes the protein MQKEIRLYIWTHCPYCRGAKKLLDEKNLDYNVIDIFQDNVMRKNLEKQTGHYTVPFIFIGDKFIGGYSEMKALDESGQLDEMLK
- a CDS encoding HesA/MoeB/ThiF family protein, which produces MSRYERNFPAFTENDFEKIRQTKVCVVGCGGLGGYIIEMLTRIGIGSLILIDGDVFEESNLNRQLNSTQKNLGTSKAKASALRVKLINKDVNTCHYKEFLTAENGAQLIDDANIVIDALDNVKARLILQDLCKNKGIPLIHGAIGGWFAQITTVFPEDNTLSRLYSEEKDYDSKSMGNPSFTPALAASIQVSEALKVITDKEDLLRNQLLYIDLLSNEIFKFNI
- a CDS encoding MogA/MoaB family molybdenum cofactor biosynthesis protein → MYRTGILTLSDKGSQGQREDKSGPQIATMLAATNLYEIVQAEILPDDRETIKSKLIEWADQEKLDLILTTGGTGFSPRDQTPEATIEVCDRLTPGIPEAMRYYSLQITPKAMLSRSAAGIRNKTLIINLPGSPKAVKENLEAILPSLDHGLEMLLGSGSADCAQPLKK
- a CDS encoding PC4/YdbC family ssDNA-binding protein — encoded protein: MANITFDIVEEIGVLSELPSGWQKELNLVSWNERDPKYDLRDWNADHDKMRKGITLTVDELVQLREILNGMDL
- the moaA gene encoding GTP 3',8-cyclase MoaA; translated protein: MKDHYGRRINYMRISVTDLCNLRCVYCMPEEGVVKHPHHTNMSFEDILSLIKAGTKMGIDKIRLTGGEPLVRKGIVELVRAIGEIEGIKDLTMTTNGILLPKYAKDLKKAGLNRVNISLDTFDEEKYHQITRRGQLNEVMAGIDAAMKAGMSPIKINTVLIKGFNDDEISKFVNFTIDHPVDVRFIELMPLGDSSDYAQNQYLSNVEVLKEVPELVAVLEPDKTGPAEYYQLPGAQGRVGLINPISKHFCSNCNRIRVTTDGKIKPCLHSDYEIDILKLKKEGLTYLEILEQAIGAKPERHLLEDNEKQMIRNMNEIGG
- the moaC gene encoding cyclic pyranopterin monophosphate synthase MoaC, which produces MSEKIQEFTHFNEAGRGKMVDVSEKKESHRVATARGSISMNKETFEKVVAGTMKKGDVLGVAQVAGIMAVKRTADLIPMCHNIFISGSDINFEMDEKNSKINIIATVKNTGQTGVEIEALTAVSVTALTIYDMCKAIDKEMVIEEIYLEEKTGGKSGRFVHERKQEKK
- a CDS encoding molybdopterin molybdotransferase MoeA, with protein sequence MELLKVKSVDEMKEIMKIKFEGIEPESETVNLQECLNRYLFNDLVADLNVPHFNRSVVDGYAVKLEDVQGASESIPGFLKIIGCAQMGKETKLCLNQGQTVYVPTGGMVPDKTDAMVMIEYTEKMGDSDLAVYSSAGLNENMMLVGDDIKKGQVVLKKGHRLRPQDIGALSAIGYTQIQVFKRPKIGIISTGDEVIRPGQMPSPGEIIDINTPALSALAISRGFEVVKTDYVHDSFAAISEKLKEFIDNCDVVVLSGGSSMGEKDYTVKVIDELGEVFLHGLAVKPGKPTILGKVEGKPVVGLPGQPAAAIMVFTMISDYLNDLFYGTTAGDLKKVTGRLMENIHAAPGRRTFQTVKIIKNDGQIEVWPTYGKSGMITLLSDSHGYLDIAEDTEGLNAGESVQVNLF
- the glyA gene encoding serine hydroxymethyltransferase, with protein sequence MYFEKLKQEDPEIYQLMEKELKRQQDHLELIASENFVSEAVMSTMGSHLTNKYAEGTPGHRFYGGCVHVDEIERIAIDRAKKIFGAEHANVQPHSGAQANSAVYIAMLEPGDTVLGMRLDQGGHLTHGSPANLSGQYYNFISYGVDQETETIDYDEIENLIKTHQPKLVVVGASAYPRAIDFERISKMTKAAGCYLMVDMAHIAGLVAAGEHQSPVPYAEFVTTTTHKTLRGPRGGVILCKKEFAKQIDKGVFPGTQGGPLEHIIAAKAVAFKEAMSDEFKAYQKQVVKNAKVLSQALEKRGFRVVSGGTDNHLMLIDVSQVGLTGKEADDTLGKINITANKNAIPYDKESPFVTSGIRIGTPAVTSRGLKEDDMEIVADAIEAALIKKDADLALEKVRFLTEKYPLYPGLMEA